A window of Formosa sp. Hel1_31_208 contains these coding sequences:
- a CDS encoding CusA/CzcA family heavy metal efflux RND transporter yields MLSHIIKFSLRNKFIILLFTLFVIGFGLYSLSKIPIGAVPDVTNNQVQVITTSRNLSTQDMEQFITYPVELEMANLPGVEEIRSVSKFGLSVVTIVFNDDIGTYLPRQLIAEKIKSASENIPDGFGTPEMGPITTGLGEIYQYILDVEPEYKNEYTAQDLRTIQDWIVKRQLSGIPGVVEVNTWGGFLKQYEVAINTQKLNAMHISAHDVFNALETNNSITGGGYIEKVNQAYFIRGDGLVTSLEDIENIVVKNTSGIPIYIKDVAKVGFGNALRFGAITGNGEGEKVLGQVMMLKGANSKEVIDAVKDRVATISKSLPKGVYINAFLDRSELIGRTTFTVTENLVLGCLIVVFVVVLLLGNWRSGLVVASVIPLCLLFALSLMYIFGVDANLMSLGAIDFGIIIDGAVIIVEFIAFRITEKQGEFSKLKANEIQSVKDEITFLGASKMMNSAIFGQLIILIVFIPILSLSGVEGKMFKPMALTFSFALIGAMIFCFTYVPVAASLFLKPSKASKNNISIRLMRWLNRLYEPTIHWALQSKKLVLSVAIALLAVSAYLFANMGGEFVPTLDEGDFVIQPVLRTGTSLSETVEITTKIERILLDNFPEVKQVVTRIGAAEVPTDPMSMEESDVIIVLKPKKEWVSASTKDELADKFKEALTIIPGMEVEFTQPIEMRFNELITGVRADIAIKIFGENLDILSKKGSEIKALIQNVEGAADISVEKIDGLPQMSVKYNRAKVARYGLNIEDLNNMLSMGFAGRTVGSVFEGEKRFDLVVRLDASKRRDINNIKNLYVDLPNGGKVPLSELAEITYQKGAAKISRDDTRRRIVVGINVRNRDLESVVADVQNLIDTNVKLPVGYTITYGGQFENLQNAKSRLLIAVPIALILIFLMLYFAFNSIKDALLIYSAIPLAAVGGILFLWIRDMPFSISAGVGFIALFGIAVLNGIVLIEHFKELKQEGIEDMETLIKQGTKDRLRAVLLTAAAAALGFLPMAISTNAGAEVQRPLATVVIGGLVTATLLTLIVLPVLYSYFNSTKKKSFKFRKNTRFGIIVLMSLYSSISFSQEKSVILGELITIAVDNNAGLKANKLKVNQSDVLINTAFDFDKTEVYYSYDENNLAFNNQPIRVFGIQQDFKFPTVYFAGKRLNSANYDLELSNYAIKEKVLKRKVTSNYYEYLHALEKEYIYKRLDSLYQNFATIAKRRFELGETNYLEKITAQSKQKQINLNLSKAQQELDVAFTQLMAVVQSEDTLIIEKEPLTKIPLESISINSSPEIQYFKNKMSLFQAKRKFEKQQLLPDISLNYFQGTNSGLNTNLTGYQFGLKIPLLFNAQSSRIKASRIAQDIAEEESHNFEIILNTKYQELQSELIQYEEALAYFENEGASLADEILKTANSSFKNGEIDFYQYIISVENAYEIQLDHLQHLNSYNQTIIKLNYLTF; encoded by the coding sequence ATTATTCTGTTATTTACTCTATTTGTCATCGGTTTCGGATTGTATTCGCTATCAAAAATTCCTATTGGTGCTGTTCCAGATGTTACCAATAATCAAGTTCAGGTAATTACCACATCACGTAACCTTTCAACACAGGATATGGAACAGTTTATTACCTATCCTGTAGAATTAGAGATGGCGAATCTTCCTGGAGTGGAAGAAATTCGTTCGGTGTCTAAATTTGGATTATCGGTAGTGACTATAGTATTCAATGATGATATTGGGACTTACTTACCACGACAACTTATTGCAGAAAAAATTAAATCGGCTTCAGAGAACATACCAGATGGTTTTGGAACTCCAGAAATGGGGCCAATCACTACGGGTCTTGGAGAAATTTACCAATACATTCTAGATGTAGAACCAGAATATAAAAATGAATATACAGCACAAGATCTGCGTACGATTCAAGATTGGATTGTAAAACGTCAATTATCAGGAATTCCTGGAGTGGTAGAAGTCAATACTTGGGGTGGTTTCTTAAAACAATATGAAGTCGCAATAAATACCCAAAAGCTTAATGCGATGCACATTTCTGCCCATGACGTTTTTAACGCACTTGAGACTAATAATAGTATCACAGGTGGTGGTTACATAGAAAAGGTGAACCAAGCCTATTTTATAAGAGGAGATGGCTTAGTCACTAGCTTGGAAGATATTGAAAATATTGTTGTAAAAAACACTTCGGGTATTCCTATTTATATCAAAGATGTAGCTAAGGTAGGTTTCGGTAATGCACTGCGATTTGGAGCAATCACAGGAAATGGGGAAGGTGAAAAAGTGTTGGGTCAGGTGATGATGCTGAAAGGCGCAAATTCAAAAGAAGTTATTGATGCCGTAAAAGATCGGGTTGCCACAATTTCAAAATCATTGCCTAAAGGGGTTTACATTAATGCCTTTCTAGATCGTAGTGAGTTAATAGGAAGAACAACGTTTACAGTAACTGAAAATCTTGTTTTAGGATGTCTTATAGTGGTCTTTGTTGTGGTATTACTGTTAGGTAATTGGCGTTCGGGTTTAGTGGTGGCATCTGTGATTCCTTTGTGTTTGTTGTTTGCATTGTCCTTGATGTACATCTTTGGAGTGGATGCGAACCTTATGAGTTTAGGCGCAATTGATTTCGGAATAATTATCGATGGTGCTGTTATTATTGTTGAATTTATAGCATTTAGAATCACAGAGAAACAAGGAGAGTTTTCTAAATTGAAGGCCAATGAAATCCAATCTGTTAAAGATGAAATTACTTTCCTTGGTGCTTCAAAAATGATGAATTCAGCTATTTTTGGTCAGCTTATTATTCTTATTGTCTTTATCCCTATTCTTTCATTAAGTGGTGTTGAGGGTAAAATGTTTAAACCGATGGCCCTAACCTTCAGTTTTGCGTTGATTGGAGCCATGATTTTTTGTTTTACTTATGTTCCAGTGGCAGCTTCTTTATTTCTTAAACCATCAAAGGCCTCAAAAAATAATATTTCTATACGTTTAATGCGTTGGCTTAATAGATTGTACGAACCAACAATTCATTGGGCACTACAAAGTAAAAAGTTGGTATTGAGTGTCGCTATCGCACTACTAGCTGTGTCAGCCTATTTGTTTGCAAATATGGGAGGAGAGTTTGTCCCCACTTTAGATGAAGGCGATTTTGTAATCCAACCCGTCCTCAGAACAGGAACTTCCTTGAGTGAAACTGTAGAGATTACCACAAAAATAGAAAGGATCTTATTGGATAACTTCCCAGAAGTAAAACAGGTAGTTACCAGAATAGGTGCAGCAGAAGTACCTACAGACCCGATGTCTATGGAAGAGAGTGATGTTATTATCGTATTGAAGCCGAAAAAAGAGTGGGTTTCGGCTTCTACTAAAGATGAATTAGCAGATAAATTTAAGGAGGCATTGACAATAATACCAGGGATGGAAGTAGAGTTTACTCAACCTATTGAGATGCGTTTTAATGAACTAATTACAGGAGTTAGAGCAGATATTGCAATCAAAATATTTGGAGAAAATCTAGACATACTTTCTAAAAAGGGATCTGAAATAAAAGCGTTGATTCAAAATGTTGAAGGAGCCGCAGATATTTCTGTAGAAAAAATTGATGGTTTACCCCAAATGAGCGTAAAGTATAATCGAGCGAAGGTAGCTCGTTATGGATTAAATATTGAAGACCTCAACAATATGTTGTCTATGGGGTTTGCTGGACGAACCGTGGGTAGCGTTTTTGAAGGGGAAAAGCGTTTCGATTTGGTTGTAAGATTAGATGCGTCCAAACGACGGGATATTAATAATATTAAAAACCTCTATGTGGATCTACCAAATGGAGGTAAGGTTCCTTTGAGCGAATTAGCAGAAATTACTTACCAAAAAGGCGCTGCTAAAATTTCACGAGATGATACAAGAAGACGTATTGTCGTTGGAATTAACGTAAGAAATCGAGATTTAGAATCTGTTGTTGCTGATGTTCAAAACCTTATCGATACTAATGTTAAATTACCTGTTGGGTATACCATTACGTATGGAGGACAATTTGAGAACCTACAAAATGCGAAATCACGCTTATTAATTGCTGTGCCAATTGCTCTCATTCTCATATTTTTAATGCTCTACTTTGCATTTAATTCCATTAAAGACGCCCTTTTAATTTACTCTGCAATTCCGTTAGCTGCAGTAGGAGGGATATTATTTCTTTGGATACGCGACATGCCTTTTAGTATTTCAGCAGGAGTTGGTTTTATTGCACTTTTTGGGATTGCCGTACTCAATGGTATTGTGCTTATTGAACATTTTAAAGAATTAAAACAAGAAGGAATTGAAGACATGGAAACGCTTATTAAACAAGGGACTAAAGATAGATTACGTGCCGTCTTATTAACTGCAGCGGCAGCAGCTCTTGGTTTTCTGCCAATGGCTATCTCGACGAATGCAGGAGCAGAGGTTCAAAGGCCATTGGCTACAGTGGTTATAGGTGGTTTGGTTACGGCTACTTTACTGACTTTGATTGTACTCCCTGTATTGTATTCCTACTTCAATAGTACTAAAAAGAAATCCTTCAAATTTAGGAAAAATACACGTTTTGGCATTATCGTATTGATGAGTTTATATTCGTCAATCTCTTTTAGTCAGGAGAAATCAGTAATACTTGGCGAATTAATAACAATAGCCGTCGACAACAACGCTGGGCTTAAGGCGAATAAATTGAAGGTTAATCAATCTGATGTGTTAATTAATACGGCTTTTGATTTTGATAAAACCGAAGTTTATTATTCTTATGATGAGAATAATTTAGCCTTCAATAATCAACCTATTCGTGTTTTTGGAATACAACAAGATTTTAAATTTCCAACGGTTTATTTTGCTGGTAAAAGGTTGAATTCCGCAAACTATGATCTAGAATTATCAAACTATGCAATAAAAGAAAAAGTATTAAAAAGAAAGGTGACCTCCAATTATTATGAATACTTGCATGCCCTAGAAAAAGAATACATTTATAAACGTTTAGATAGTTTATATCAAAATTTTGCAACAATTGCTAAAAGACGTTTTGAATTAGGAGAAACTAATTATTTGGAGAAAATCACTGCGCAGTCGAAACAAAAACAAATAAATCTCAATTTATCAAAAGCGCAACAAGAGCTTGATGTGGCTTTTACACAATTGATGGCTGTCGTTCAAAGTGAAGATACACTAATCATTGAAAAAGAGCCGCTGACAAAGATTCCTTTAGAATCAATTAGTATAAATAGTAGCCCTGAAATACAATATTTTAAGAATAAAATGTCCCTATTCCAAGCTAAACGTAAGTTTGAGAAACAACAATTATTACCAGACATTAGTCTTAATTATTTCCAAGGGACTAATTCAGGACTCAACACAAATTTGACTGGTTATCAATTTGGATTGAAGATTCCATTACTTTTTAATGCACAGTCCTCTCGCATCAAAGCTTCAAGAATTGCGCAAGATATTGCTGAAGAGGAATCACATAATTTTGAAATTATTTTAAATACTAAATATCAAGAACTACAATCTGAATTAATACAATATGAAGAAGCTTTAGCATATTTTGAAAACGAAGGTGCTTCGCTCGCTGATGAAATTCTAAAAACAGCTAATAGCAGTTTTAAAAATGGAGAAATTGATTTCTACCAATATATTATAAGTGTTGAAAATGCTTATGAAATACAACTCGACCATCTTCAACATCTCAATAGTTACAATCAAACTATTATTAAACTTAATTATTTAACCTTTTAA
- a CDS encoding efflux RND transporter periplasmic adaptor subunit, with product MIRTKHTVYTVFLFILFSGCANTDKETQKIGSQNKDDRISISKAQFDQNEMALGMTEEMAFPISVSVNGMIDVPPENKAVVNSTMGGYIKTTLLLEGDTVTKGQPLVTLENPEYIALQQKYMEVKEQLNYLKAEYDRQKTMWEENITSQKSFLKAESTYKTAMAQYNGLRKQLAMLNISPANVEKGNITSIITLYAPISGSITKVNVSKGTYVSPATSVMEIIDNAHIHLELSAFEKDIMKIKKGQKILFTIPEASKETYDAEVYLVGTSLDANRTIKIHGHPIDESNKFLTGMFVNAHIITAEKITSVVNESALVEVDGEYYVLVLDERNEFDYYFKKVKVNIGNTINGYTELIDDNALSIKDHLLVKGSFGLLGEE from the coding sequence ATGATACGTACCAAGCATACAGTCTATACAGTCTTTTTATTCATCTTATTTTCAGGCTGCGCAAATACTGATAAAGAAACTCAAAAGATCGGTTCACAAAACAAAGATGATCGTATAAGTATATCTAAAGCCCAATTTGATCAAAATGAAATGGCTTTAGGAATGACAGAAGAAATGGCGTTTCCAATAAGTGTGTCTGTGAATGGGATGATTGATGTTCCTCCTGAAAATAAGGCAGTCGTAAATTCTACAATGGGAGGTTATATAAAAACAACATTACTTTTAGAGGGTGATACCGTTACAAAAGGGCAACCGTTGGTAACACTTGAAAATCCTGAATATATAGCCTTGCAGCAGAAGTATATGGAAGTGAAAGAGCAATTGAATTACTTAAAAGCTGAATATGACCGCCAAAAAACTATGTGGGAAGAAAATATAACCTCCCAAAAGAGTTTTTTAAAAGCAGAAAGCACTTATAAAACGGCAATGGCTCAATACAATGGCCTAAGAAAACAACTAGCAATGCTTAATATATCACCAGCAAATGTTGAAAAGGGCAATATCACTTCTATTATTACATTGTATGCTCCTATAAGTGGGAGTATTACTAAAGTGAATGTCTCTAAAGGGACCTATGTGTCTCCAGCCACATCTGTTATGGAGATTATCGATAATGCACATATTCACTTAGAATTATCTGCTTTTGAAAAGGATATTATGAAGATCAAAAAGGGGCAGAAAATCCTCTTTACTATTCCTGAGGCATCCAAAGAGACCTATGATGCAGAAGTATATTTGGTTGGAACGTCGTTAGATGCCAATAGAACAATAAAAATTCATGGGCATCCAATAGATGAATCTAATAAATTCTTAACAGGAATGTTTGTGAATGCTCATATTATCACCGCTGAAAAAATTACAAGCGTGGTAAACGAATCTGCCCTTGTAGAGGTTGATGGCGAATACTATGTTTTGGTTTTAGATGAACGCAATGAATTCGATTATTACTTTAAAAAAGTGAAAGTCAATATTGGAAATACGATCAACGGATATACAGAGTTAATAGATGACAACGCTCTTTCAATTAAGGACCATCTATTGGTAAAAGGTAGTTTTGGCCTGTTAGGTGAGGAATAA
- a CDS encoding metal-dependent transcriptional regulator has product MSVAIENFVKAIYNNDKHDIKDTKPGNIAKQLGISNAAATDMAKKLALKELLHYEKYQKLQLTEKGTKMALNVVRKHRLWEAFLFKMFDMSLHDIHREAELLEHQTSDLLAEKISNYLGHPKFDPHGDPIPNAYGEITTIDTSISLSEAKEGKTYIIARLMSNDKEFFDFCAQNGIKYRNALKVSKQFTANKMTQITIGTNTIVLNEDFTKIIYVDEN; this is encoded by the coding sequence ATGTCAGTAGCTATTGAAAACTTTGTAAAAGCAATTTATAACAACGATAAACATGATATTAAAGACACCAAACCTGGCAATATTGCGAAACAACTTGGTATTTCTAATGCAGCGGCCACTGATATGGCTAAAAAGTTGGCTCTAAAAGAACTGTTGCATTATGAAAAATATCAAAAATTGCAGCTTACCGAAAAAGGGACTAAGATGGCACTCAATGTTGTAAGAAAGCATCGACTTTGGGAAGCTTTTTTATTCAAAATGTTTGATATGTCGTTGCATGATATTCATCGTGAAGCGGAACTTTTAGAACATCAAACCTCAGACTTATTAGCAGAAAAGATAAGTAATTATTTAGGTCATCCAAAGTTTGATCCTCATGGAGACCCTATTCCCAATGCTTACGGTGAAATTACGACTATAGATACCTCAATATCACTTTCCGAAGCAAAAGAAGGAAAAACCTATATCATTGCTCGATTAATGAGTAATGATAAAGAGTTCTTTGATTTCTGTGCACAAAATGGAATTAAATACAGAAATGCATTAAAGGTTTCAAAGCAATTTACCGCAAATAAAATGACTCAAATAACTATTGGAACGAATACAATTGTATTGAATGAAGATTTCACTAAAATCATTTATGTTGATGAAAACTAA
- a CDS encoding transporter, producing the protein MKTKNLNLLSFFFLFCSTALFAQNDNNQETPSEPLVTDRPDATESPTTIVPGFIQVETGGAYESFKDNIIKFETYTYNTTLVRLGLLDNLELRLGWNFTEGRNSINSNLWSDVTSGFSPLLLGTKIAVTEEKGWRPQIGVLGHVYLPFTAGEDYKPETTGVDFIFAFAHTLSERSSLGYNLGARWQDDSPEASYIYSMSYGYSLTDTLGTYIEIYGNVPENSKANHLWDAGLTYLISNNVQLDATVGSGITADQDLLLSAGVSFRLPTK; encoded by the coding sequence ATGAAAACTAAAAACCTCAATCTACTGAGTTTCTTTTTTCTCTTCTGCTCAACAGCATTATTTGCCCAGAATGATAATAACCAAGAAACTCCGTCTGAACCATTGGTTACAGATAGGCCTGATGCCACCGAGTCGCCAACAACAATAGTACCCGGTTTTATTCAGGTGGAAACAGGAGGGGCTTATGAGAGCTTTAAGGATAATATTATTAAGTTTGAAACTTATACTTATAACACTACTTTGGTGCGATTAGGACTACTTGATAATCTCGAATTACGTTTGGGATGGAATTTTACTGAAGGCAGAAATTCGATAAATAGCAATCTATGGAGTGATGTCACAAGTGGCTTCAGTCCATTATTGCTCGGGACTAAAATTGCAGTTACTGAAGAAAAAGGATGGCGACCACAAATAGGAGTATTAGGACATGTCTATCTACCGTTTACTGCAGGTGAAGACTATAAGCCAGAAACGACAGGCGTTGATTTTATTTTTGCATTTGCACATACCTTAAGTGAACGATCAAGTCTAGGATATAACCTTGGAGCCAGATGGCAAGATGATTCTCCTGAAGCATCATATATATACTCAATGTCTTACGGATATAGTCTTACAGATACATTGGGAACATATATAGAGATTTACGGAAATGTGCCTGAAAATAGTAAAGCCAATCACCTGTGGGATGCTGGCCTTACCTACTTAATATCTAATAATGTGCAATTAGATGCCACAGTTGGTTCTGGTATTACAGCAGATCAAGATTTATTACTTAGTGCAGGTGTGAGCTTTAGATTACCAACTAAATAA
- a CDS encoding metal ABC transporter solute-binding protein, Zn/Mn family, whose protein sequence is MKTIKQIILVLIITTLFGCKTDQQTNGKLNVVTTTTMISDLVENIGGDYININGLMGSGVDPHLYKASEGDVSKLVNADIIFYNGLHLEGKLVEVFEKMGSKTKTQIALGEELDKSTLIGSDYFASNYDPHVWFDINYYRQFATKVTKVLAEKDPKNKEAYYANEREYIAKLFLLESDIKAVIETLPKEKRILVTAHDAFNYFGKAYDFEVLGLQGLSTATEAGVQDVQKLSAFIIERDIKAIFVESSVPKRTIEALQAAVKSKGHNVSIGGTLYSDALGTLGTEEGTYIGMFEYNVNTIVNALK, encoded by the coding sequence ATGAAAACTATAAAACAAATAATATTAGTACTAATCATAACCACTCTTTTTGGCTGTAAAACAGACCAACAAACCAATGGCAAATTAAACGTTGTTACGACCACCACTATGATTAGTGATTTGGTTGAAAATATTGGTGGAGATTATATTAATATCAATGGCTTGATGGGTAGTGGTGTCGATCCACATTTATACAAAGCTAGTGAAGGTGATGTGTCCAAATTAGTAAATGCAGATATCATTTTCTATAATGGTTTGCACCTTGAAGGAAAACTTGTTGAGGTTTTTGAAAAGATGGGAAGTAAAACTAAAACCCAAATAGCCTTAGGTGAAGAACTAGATAAATCTACTTTAATAGGTTCTGATTATTTTGCATCTAACTATGATCCGCACGTATGGTTTGATATCAATTATTACAGACAATTTGCAACTAAGGTAACCAAAGTACTTGCTGAAAAAGATCCTAAAAATAAAGAAGCCTACTATGCTAACGAGAGGGAATACATTGCAAAATTATTTCTATTAGAAAGTGACATTAAGGCGGTTATTGAAACGCTCCCAAAAGAAAAACGCATCTTGGTTACAGCTCACGATGCATTTAATTACTTCGGAAAAGCATATGATTTTGAGGTCTTAGGATTACAAGGATTATCCACAGCCACTGAGGCAGGAGTTCAGGATGTGCAAAAACTCTCAGCCTTTATTATTGAAAGAGACATTAAAGCTATTTTTGTTGAAAGTTCTGTGCCTAAACGAACCATAGAAGCTTTGCAGGCGGCAGTAAAATCAAAAGGCCACAACGTCAGTATTGGTGGTACCTTATATTCAGATGCGCTTGGAACATTAGGAACCGAAGAAGGCACCTATATTGGTATGTTTGAATATAATGTCAATACTATTGTAAACGCGTTAAAATGA
- a CDS encoding metal ABC transporter ATP-binding protein, with translation MKNKIAVQVDDLTVAYNYKPVLWDIDLEIPEGVLMAIVGPNGAGKSTLIKSILGILKPIAGSVSIYGKSYEKQRSLVAYVPQKGSVDWDFPTTALDVVTMGTYGSLGWIKRPRQKQKKAALEALEKVGMLPFKHRQISQLSGGQQQRIFLARALVQEAAIYFMDEPFQGVDATTEIAIINILKELRKAGKTVVVVHHDLQTVPEYFDWVTFLNVKKIATGPVKDIFNDDNLTKTYGINYKVSIQE, from the coding sequence ATGAAAAACAAAATAGCAGTTCAAGTTGACGATTTAACAGTAGCTTATAATTATAAGCCAGTATTATGGGATATTGATCTTGAAATTCCAGAAGGTGTTCTGATGGCCATTGTTGGCCCTAATGGCGCCGGTAAATCCACACTTATTAAATCTATTTTGGGAATTTTAAAACCTATAGCAGGTAGTGTTTCTATCTACGGAAAGTCCTACGAAAAACAACGTTCTTTAGTGGCTTATGTTCCGCAAAAAGGAAGTGTTGATTGGGATTTCCCTACCACAGCTCTTGATGTTGTAACAATGGGTACCTATGGAAGTTTAGGATGGATTAAACGCCCTAGACAAAAACAAAAGAAAGCGGCTTTAGAGGCCTTAGAAAAAGTAGGAATGCTTCCATTTAAACATCGACAAATTAGTCAATTGTCAGGAGGTCAACAACAACGCATCTTTTTGGCTAGAGCACTGGTGCAAGAGGCTGCGATATATTTTATGGATGAGCCATTTCAAGGGGTTGATGCGACTACTGAAATTGCCATTATCAATATTTTAAAAGAACTGCGAAAGGCAGGAAAAACTGTTGTAGTAGTGCATCATGATTTACAAACGGTGCCAGAATACTTTGATTGGGTCACCTTTTTGAATGTCAAAAAAATTGCAACAGGTCCAGTTAAGGATATCTTTAATGATGATAACCTGACGAAAACCTATGGTATTAATTATAAAGTAAGTATTCAGGAATAA
- a CDS encoding metal ABC transporter permease, with the protein MGIQEYFSLVFSDYTLRTITLGTAILGAVTGMLGSFAVLRKQSLLGDAISHAALPGIAIAFLITGAKDSNTLLVGALVSGLIGTFWIRGIVSKTHLKSDTALGLILSLFFGFGMLLLTFIQKQPNANQAGLDKYLFGQAATLVERDVWMMAIVTGMCLFVLLLFWKEFKILLFDKDYAKTLGFNTKAIDVLITSFIVLAIVLGLQTVGVVLMSAMLLAPAAAARQWTNSLAKMVFLAAVFGAFSGVFGTAISASQNNLSTGPVIVIVAAVFVVFSFVFSPSRGLLFKQIRFIKNRRDLELHKTLAFMYHIAKTHENISHPHEIKILNNFQGFTRGTLKKLVENNFVTLKGTTWSLTQEGFNSASNLYNQLTKNDE; encoded by the coding sequence ATGGGTATTCAAGAGTATTTTTCTTTGGTGTTTTCAGATTATACCTTACGCACCATCACACTAGGTACTGCTATTCTAGGAGCTGTAACAGGCATGCTGGGTAGTTTCGCTGTATTGCGAAAACAAAGCCTCCTTGGTGATGCCATCTCTCATGCCGCACTACCAGGCATAGCTATTGCTTTCTTAATTACAGGAGCAAAAGACAGTAATACCTTGCTTGTTGGTGCGCTAGTAAGTGGATTGATTGGTACGTTCTGGATTAGAGGCATTGTTTCTAAAACACACTTAAAATCGGATACCGCATTAGGGTTAATTTTGTCCTTGTTTTTTGGCTTCGGAATGCTCTTGCTTACTTTTATTCAAAAACAACCTAATGCTAATCAGGCTGGATTGGATAAATATTTGTTCGGACAAGCAGCTACGTTAGTAGAACGTGATGTATGGATGATGGCCATTGTAACTGGGATGTGCTTGTTTGTATTACTCTTATTTTGGAAAGAATTTAAAATTCTATTGTTCGATAAAGACTATGCCAAAACCCTTGGGTTTAACACCAAAGCTATTGACGTTTTAATCACTAGTTTTATAGTTTTGGCTATCGTATTAGGACTGCAAACTGTTGGTGTTGTACTTATGAGCGCTATGCTATTAGCGCCTGCAGCTGCGGCAAGACAATGGACCAATAGTTTGGCTAAAATGGTTTTTTTAGCTGCTGTTTTTGGTGCCTTTTCGGGGGTTTTTGGAACAGCAATTAGTGCGAGCCAGAATAATTTATCTACAGGACCAGTAATTGTGATTGTCGCTGCTGTTTTTGTAGTGTTTTCATTTGTCTTTTCACCAAGCCGAGGTTTATTATTTAAACAGATTCGATTTATTAAAAATAGACGCGACCTAGAGTTACATAAAACCTTAGCTTTTATGTATCATATTGCAAAGACTCACGAAAATATTTCACATCCACATGAGATCAAAATTTTGAATAATTTTCAAGGATTCACTAGAGGGACACTTAAAAAACTGGTAGAGAATAACTTCGTCACACTAAAAGGAACGACTTGGAGTTTAACTCAAGAAGGATTTAATTCGGCTTCAAATTTATATAATCAACTAACAAAGAACGATGAGTAA
- a CDS encoding metal ABC transporter permease, with protein sequence MSNTQLEIQLIASMVAIACAIPGTFLVLRKMAMISDAISHSILPGIVVGFFITQDLNSPLLIVLAAITGVITVVLVEYIQKTGLVKEDTAIGLVFPVLFSIGVIMIAKNANDVHLDIDAVLLGELAFAPFDRLLIWGVDIGPKSLWIIGSILMITIILLIAFFKELKLSTFDKGLAASLGFSPTLIHYGLMSVSSITTVGAFDAVGAILVVALMIAPAAAAYLLTTDLKKMLLLSILFGVFSAISGYWLAHWLDASIAGSITTMLGLLFLVVYLFAPSKGIIAVMYRERQQRTEVSLLTFLLHLKNHDDESERHVNHLNEHINWQKVRSKTVLDLALKNNMIHIDHDVVSLTQKGDEFTSKAIDYIITNEDTQIEDMKDDFFLFRG encoded by the coding sequence ATGAGTAACACACAACTTGAAATACAACTTATTGCAAGTATGGTTGCTATAGCTTGTGCCATTCCTGGAACATTTTTAGTACTTCGAAAAATGGCTATGATTAGTGATGCTATTAGCCATTCCATTTTGCCTGGTATTGTTGTTGGATTTTTTATTACTCAAGATTTAAATTCACCACTATTGATTGTATTGGCTGCAATTACTGGAGTCATTACGGTAGTTTTAGTGGAGTATATTCAGAAAACGGGATTAGTAAAAGAAGATACTGCAATAGGCTTGGTGTTTCCTGTGCTCTTTAGTATAGGTGTTATTATGATTGCAAAAAATGCCAATGATGTTCATTTAGATATTGATGCTGTGCTGCTTGGTGAATTAGCATTTGCACCTTTTGATCGTTTGCTTATTTGGGGAGTCGACATTGGTCCGAAATCACTTTGGATTATTGGCAGTATTCTGATGATTACAATCATTTTACTGATTGCCTTTTTTAAGGAATTAAAACTGAGTACTTTCGATAAAGGGCTTGCAGCCTCTTTAGGGTTTTCACCAACATTGATTCATTATGGGCTCATGAGCGTTTCATCTATAACAACAGTTGGAGCATTTGATGCCGTTGGCGCTATTCTTGTTGTTGCCCTTATGATTGCACCTGCCGCTGCCGCTTATTTGTTAACTACAGATTTAAAGAAAATGCTATTGCTTTCCATTCTTTTTGGGGTGTTTAGCGCTATTTCTGGATATTGGCTCGCGCATTGGTTAGATGCCTCCATTGCTGGTTCTATAACTACCATGCTGGGTTTATTGTTTTTAGTGGTGTATTTATTTGCGCCTAGTAAAGGAATTATAGCTGTGATGTATAGAGAGAGACAACAACGTACCGAAGTATCACTGCTTACATTTTTATTACATCTTAAAAACCATGATGACGAAAGTGAACGTCATGTCAATCATTTAAATGAGCATATCAATTGGCAAAAAGTACGTTCAAAAACAGTTCTAGATTTAGCTCTAAAAAACAACATGATTCATATTGATCACGACGTTGTTTCATTAACTCAAAAAGGAGATGAATTTACCTCAAAAGCTATTGATTATATTATAACTAATGAAGATACTCAAATAGAAGACATGAAAGATGATTTCTTCTTATTTAGAGGTTAA